TTTTGTTCCCATATCAAGATATAGTTTAATCTTTTTCTTTGGCGATTTTTCTATTTCATCCAGAATCTTATAATCAGCCCACCATAAAGCAGGCGAGATTACACCGGTCATTGAAAATATTTCGGGGTATTCCCATGCAATATAAAGCGATGCGATTCCGCCGAGCGACGAACCCATAATCGCAGTATTGTTTCTGTCAGGCAAGGTTCTGTATGCTTTATCAATAAAAGATTTTAAGTCATTTATTATAAAATTAGCATATTTATCAGCATCGCCACCACCGTGTTGTTTGTCAATATAAGGCGTATATTCCTTTGCCCTGTCTGTATTGTTGTAAATCCCTACAACGATAATTTCTTTAATTTTATTCTCTGAAATCAATTTCTCAACTGTTTCATCAACTGCCCACTCAATACCTATAAAAGAGGTTGCAGAATCAAATATATTCTGTCCGTCATGCATATAAAGAACAGGATATCTCTTTTTTATATTTTTTTCATAATTCGGCGGAAGATAAACAATAATAGTTCTTTTGTTATTTAATTTTTTGGCGTAAAAATTTTCGTGAAATTTTATATTTCCTGTTAATGTATGTTTTCTCTCGGTTTTAACAGTATCTGCCCAATTGTCAACGGTAAAAAGAATTTCTTCATCTTTTGTAATTGTTAATTCCCTGTTTGACAATTCTTCACCATTCTTTCCTTTTTCAACCGTTTCCCAACTGCCACGGGTAAATTTGAATTCAACTTTTGTTCCTTTTAATAGCGAAAAACTTTTCTGATAGATAAAATTGCCAATTTTTTCTAATTTGATTTTTCCCGAATCCCAGTTCCCTAATTCAGCAATATTGCCCGATATAAAAACCGAATCCGTTGTTTGAGTATAACTTGGAACTTTTACATTGAATTGAATATTGACCATGTTAGAATTAATCATTTCAGTCCAGCCCATATTACAAAATAGAAGAAAAATGAATAATAAACTGCATAACTTAAACATAATAAAAGGTGATAATCACAATTTATTTTTTGTAGATGGGATTGTTTTAATTTTTTTATTTATTTTTATTGCCTGCTGGAATGCTTTTGCAAAACCTTTGAAAATAGACTCTGCAATATGATGGTTGTTTTTGCCGGTGTGGTTTTTTACATGCAGGCTCATTCCACAAGAATAAGAAACTGCTCTAAAAAACTCTTCGATTAAAGGATAGTCAAACTCAACAAATCTGCTGAATTTAACATCAAAAGAAAAATACGGTCTACCAGATAAATCAATTGCAACATAACTTAATGCTTCATCCATTGGCAGCAGAAAATTGCCATAGCGTGTAATCCCAATTTTTTTGCCAAGCGCTTTTTTTATTGCCTCGCCCAGCACAATTCCCAAATCTTCAACAAGATGATGGCAGTCAACTTCAGTATCGCCTTTAGCTTTTATTTTCAAATCAATTAAAGAATGTTTAGCAAAAAGTGAGAGCATATGATCAACAAACGGGATAGTTGTTCTAATTTTATATTTTCCGCAACCATCCAGATTAAGTCGGAGGTCTATCACTGTTTCAGTAGTTTTTCGCTTGATTTTTGCTATTCTCATTTTTTTTCCCCAAATGCAGAGTTCAATTTTTCTATTTCCCGTTTGGTTAGGTTAATTGTCATTTGCACATTTAGCTAAATGAGCAAGTGTTCTTATTTTAATAGAATTTACATGCTCAAAAAGCCGCTCGGTTTCTGCCAGTTTGATTATTTTTTTTGCTGATTTTTTTAAGGCAGATTTGTTATATTGAATAACTGATGATGTTTTAAGAAAATCGTAGACAGAAAGTCCGGATGAATATCTTGCTGTACCACTTGTTGGTAAAACATGACTTGGTCCTGCGAAATAATCTCCAATCGCAACAGGTGAATAGTTCCCGATAAAAACTGCACCTATATTTTTTATTTTTTCAGCAATTTTTTCCGGATTTTTTGTCATGATTTCAAGATGTTCTGGTGCCAATTCGTTTATCAGTTTTATTGCCTGTTTAAGAGTTTGAGTATTTATTATTTTTATCTGTTTCAAAAAGATATTCCGTGTTTGCGGAAACACGAAATGTTGAAATTTGTATTTTACTGTGTCAGTTAATCGTTTTGATAACGAGATTAAAGTTGCGGTTGCGTTTCTATCGTGCTCACATTGTGCTAACAAATCAGCAATTACAAAATCCGCATTTGCGGTACTGTCTGCAATTATCAAAACTTCTGATGGACCTGCGAGCATATCAATACCAACATCACCGAAAACCTGTCTTTTTGCTTCTGTTACAAAAATATTTCCAGGTCCTACGATTTTATCAACTTTTGGTATCGTTTCGGTTCCATATGCCAGTGCCGCAATCGCCTGAACTCCGCCGATACGATAAATTTCAGTAACACCACAGATTTTAGCCGTTACCAGAACTTCGGCAGTCAAATTTTTCGGTGGACTTACCATTACTATTTTTCTAACCCCTGCGATTTTAGCAGGGACAGCAGTCATTAAGATTGTTGATGGATATGAGAATTTACCGCCTGGAATATAGATACCAATTTTTTCTATTGGCTTAAAAACACATTTAAGCACTATTTCGTTTTTTTTGATGACGGTTAGTTTTGGTAGTATTTTTTTCTGAAAAAATTCTATATTTTTTTTTGCTTGTTTAATTGCAATCAAAAAATCGTTACTAACATTTTTAACAGCGGTTCTAAACTCTTTTTCAGAAACCTTAAATTTTTTTGGTAAAAGTTCAATACCATCATATTTTTTTGTAAAATATGAAACTGCATCATCACCTTCTTTTTTTACTTTGTAGATAATCTTTTTTACAATAGTATTCATAACTTTTTATTTTACATTTTTAATTTTTAATTGTCAATAACCCGTTTTATATCAGCACCGAGTTGTTTAAATTTAGCGACGCTATTTTCATATCCGCGGTCTAAATGTTCCAACCCTGTTATTTCACTTTTTCCTTTTGCAGCAAGCCCGGCGAGTATAAGTGCAGCAGCGGAACGCAAATCAGACGCCACAACTTTTGCACCTGTAAGTTTTTTTACACCTTTAACAATTGCCAAATTGCCTTTGATTTTTATATCAGCACCCATTTTGATAAGTTCTGCACCCGTTTGAAACCGGTTCTCAAAAACAGTTTCAGTGATAACAGATTCTCCTTTAGCGAGCGTCATCAGTGTCATCCACATCGGTTGTAAATCTGTCGGGAAACATGGATAAACAGCAGTTTTAACATCAACAGGTTTTATTATATTAGAACCTTTTACAATTATACTGCTAGTTATAACAGATATTTTTGTGTTTGCCAGTTTGATTTTTTCAATAAACGATTCATTATATTCAGGATTAGAGCCAACGATTTTGATATTGCCTGATGTTATAGCAGCAGCAGTAATAAATGTACCTGTTTCTATTCTATCAGGGATTATTTTATATTCTACACTATTCAGTTTTTTCGTGCCTGTAATTCTTAGAACTTTTGTACCGACACCTGATATTTTGGCACCTGCTTTTACCAAAAAATTTGCCAAATCAGTTACTTCAGGTTCAATTGCAGTATTTTCAATTATTGTTTCACCGTCTGCCAAAGTGGCTGCCATCAAGATATTTTCGGTTGCACCTACTGATGGGAAATCCAGTATAATTTTACGACCTGTCAATCGTTTTGTATTTAGCATAACACAGCCCTGCATAATACTGTAATTAGCGCCCAGTTTTTTGAATCCATCTAAATGGATATTGATTGGTCTTATACCGATTGCGCATCCGCCTGGCAGTGGAATTTTCACTTTTTTGAATCTTGCTAAAAGCGGTCCTGCGACGAGAACAGATGCTCTCATTTTGCGGACAAGTTCTTCAGGTGCGCTAGTTTTTATTTTTCTGGAAGGCAAAACGGTTATCTGATTTTTTATTTTTTTTATTTTTTTACCGAGTTGTTCTAATAAAGCCAATACAGTATTTACATCCTCAAGTTCCGGAACATTATCAATAACACATTTATCGTCGGTAAGTAATGTAGCAACAAGTATTGGCAATGCAGCATTTTTAGCACCACTAATTTTTACTGTACCGGATAATTTTTTGCCGCCGTTAATTATAATTCTGTCCATAAATTACTCTTGGCTGTTGAGAATAGTCATTTTTTATTGTAATATTTTTGTAACCATTTTCCAACATAATTTTTTTTATTGCAGAGGAATGATGATACCCAATTTCAAACATAAGACAACCATTCTTTTTGAGATATTTTTTGCTCTCAGCAATAATTTTTCTATAAAACTTTAAGCCGTCAAAACTGCCGTCAAATGCAATTTTCGGTTCATACCAAATTTCTTTTTGGAGTTTTTTTAACTCTGCTGTTTTTATGTATGGTGGATTAGAAACAATTAAATCAAAAGAAGGTAGAAGGTAGAAGGTAGAGGGTAGAAGGTTAAATAAGTTGCTTTGCAAAAAAGTAATTCTGCCTGATACATTATGTAATCTTGCATTTTTTTTAGCAATTTTTAATGCATTTTTAGAAATATCAACTGCGACTATTTTAGCATCTGGCAGGTATTTTGCTAACGAAATCGCGATATTTCCACAGCCAGTGCCTATATCTAAAATGGAGAGATGGAAAGCGATTTTAATTGCTGTTTCAACCAGAATCTCTGTTTCCTGACGTGGAATCATAACACTTTTATCAATATAAAATTTCAAGCCCATAAACTCTGTTTCACCGAGCAGGTATGCTGTTGGGATACCTTTTTTTCGTTTATTTAGCATTTTTTGGTACATATATTTTTGTTTAGTCTTTATATTCTTTCTGTTCAAAACGACCTCTGCAGGTTTTAATTTCAGGCAATGTGCCAAGATAAGTTGAGCATCATATAACAGATTATTACCGAGCATTTTTTTTCCATAGTTTAACAACTCTATTGTATTCATAAAAGTTCTATTTTTTTGAATTTATCCATGATAATATCCATATTACCGTCTAATATATTCTGGATATTATGAAAACTGTCGTTAAGCCGATGATCAGTAATTCTATCCTGCGGAAAATTATAAGTTCTTATCTTTTCACTTCGTTCACCAGTTCCAACCTGTTTTTTTCTATCATTATCAATATTCTGTTGTCGCTGAATTTTTATAGTATCATATAATCGGGCTTTAAGTATTTTCATTGCTTTTAGTTTATTTTTTAACTGTGACCGTTCATCCTGGCATACCACAACGGTATTTGTCGGGATATGCGTAATTCTAACAGCAGAATCAGTTTTCTGGAGATACTGTCCACCGTGTCCGCCTGCGCGGTATGTATCAATTCGCAAATCGGTTGGCTTTATTTCAACTTCTACTTCATCAGGTTCTACAAGGACTGCTACTGTGACTGTTGAGGTATGGATTCTGCCGGCTGCTTCTGTTTTTGGTACTCGTTGAACACGATGTGTTCCACTTTCATACTTAAAAAGACCATATGCACCGTTACCTTCAACTATGAAAATTATCTCTTTTATACCGCCAAGCCCTGTTGATCTCACGGATAGTATTTCCGTATTAAACTTTTTTGATTCTGCATATCGTGTATACATTCTGTATAAATCAGAAGCAAACAGTGATGATTCTTCTCCACCTGCTGCTGCACGGATTTCAACAATAATATTTTTTTTATCAAGTGGACTTTGAGGTTTCAGAAGTTGTTTAAGTTCCAGTTCAATCATATTTTTTTTTCGTTCAAGTTCTATCAATTCTGTTTTTGCCAGTTCAATCATTTCTAAATCATCTGATACCAAAATTTCGTTTATATGTGAAATTTCCTGTGTTAATTTTTTATATTGCTGATACTTTTCAGCAACTGGCAAGATTTCTTTTCTTCGTTTTGACAAATCCTTCAACTTTTGCGAATCAGCAATTACATTCGGGTTAGATAACAAGTTTTCTATCTCGTGATATTCATTTTCAATTTTTTTTAATTTTTCTATAATCATAGAATTGAAAAAGCAAAGATTTCTCAAAAAAGAAAAACTTTGCCTTTGTTAATGCAACTGCAGTATGCTAATTTTGAGATGGTTTTTGTTCCTTTTTTGTGCCTGTATATTTTAATCTACCTTTTTTAGAGAACTCTTTCGGGACTGCTTTTTTAATTTTTTTCAATGGTTTTATTTTCATTATAACTGCTTTTGGTTTTCTTGTTACGGTTTTACCACTTGTTTTAGCATATCTTGATAAAAACTTATCCACCCGGCCGGCGGTATCAACCAGTTTTTGTTTGCCGGTAAAAAATGGGTGACACTTAGAGCATATTTCCAGTTTTATTTCCGGTTTAGTTGACCTTGTAATAAAACTATTTCCGCAGGCACAGACCACTTTACATTCTACATAATTCGGATGAATTCCTTCTTTCATTTTTTTCTCCTATTCCTGAACAAGTTCACGACTCCCACTTATTTTTCTATTATACAAAAACAAACAAAAAAGTCAAGTTAGGTTGTCTTTGGCGACTGACATTTTAATTTAAAAGCATAGAAATTTCCTTTTTTGGACGCAGATGTACGCAGATTACGAAGATTATAAAAATATAAATTTTAAATCTGTTTTTTCTGCGAAAATCTGCGTCCTATTAACTTGACCACTGAAGCCACAGAAGACACTGAAACTTCTTTGACTGGATTAACAGGATTTTATTTTTTG
Above is a genomic segment from Elusimicrobiota bacterium containing:
- the hisB gene encoding imidazoleglycerol-phosphate dehydratase HisB, which encodes MRIAKIKRKTTETVIDLRLNLDGCGKYKIRTTIPFVDHMLSLFAKHSLIDLKIKAKGDTEVDCHHLVEDLGIVLGEAIKKALGKKIGITRYGNFLLPMDEALSYVAIDLSGRPYFSFDVKFSRFVEFDYPLIEEFFRAVSYSCGMSLHVKNHTGKNNHHIAESIFKGFAKAFQQAIKINKKIKTIPSTKNKL
- the rpmE gene encoding 50S ribosomal protein L31, whose product is MKEGIHPNYVECKVVCACGNSFITRSTKPEIKLEICSKCHPFFTGKQKLVDTAGRVDKFLSRYAKTSGKTVTRKPKAVIMKIKPLKKIKKAVPKEFSKKGRLKYTGTKKEQKPSQN
- a CDS encoding alpha/beta hydrolase-fold protein, coding for MINSNMVNIQFNVKVPSYTQTTDSVFISGNIAELGNWDSGKIKLEKIGNFIYQKSFSLLKGTKVEFKFTRGSWETVEKGKNGEELSNRELTITKDEEILFTVDNWADTVKTERKHTLTGNIKFHENFYAKKLNNKRTIIVYLPPNYEKNIKKRYPVLYMHDGQNIFDSATSFIGIEWAVDETVEKLISENKIKEIIVVGIYNNTDRAKEYTPYIDKQHGGGDADKYANFIINDLKSFIDKAYRTLPDRNNTAIMGSSLGGIASLYIAWEYPEIFSMTGVISPALWWADYKILDEIEKSPKKKIKLYLDMGTK
- the prmC gene encoding peptide chain release factor N(5)-glutamine methyltransferase → MNTIELLNYGKKMLGNNLLYDAQLILAHCLKLKPAEVVLNRKNIKTKQKYMYQKMLNKRKKGIPTAYLLGETEFMGLKFYIDKSVMIPRQETEILVETAIKIAFHLSILDIGTGCGNIAISLAKYLPDAKIVAVDISKNALKIAKKNARLHNVSGRITFLQSNLFNLLPSTFYLLPSFDLIVSNPPYIKTAELKKLQKEIWYEPKIAFDGSFDGLKFYRKIIAESKKYLKKNGCLMFEIGYHHSSAIKKIMLENGYKNITIKNDYSQQPRVIYGQNYN
- the prfA gene encoding peptide chain release factor 1, yielding MIIEKLKKIENEYHEIENLLSNPNVIADSQKLKDLSKRRKEILPVAEKYQQYKKLTQEISHINEILVSDDLEMIELAKTELIELERKKNMIELELKQLLKPQSPLDKKNIIVEIRAAAGGEESSLFASDLYRMYTRYAESKKFNTEILSVRSTGLGGIKEIIFIVEGNGAYGLFKYESGTHRVQRVPKTEAAGRIHTSTVTVAVLVEPDEVEVEIKPTDLRIDTYRAGGHGGQYLQKTDSAVRITHIPTNTVVVCQDERSQLKNKLKAMKILKARLYDTIKIQRQQNIDNDRKKQVGTGERSEKIRTYNFPQDRITDHRLNDSFHNIQNILDGNMDIIMDKFKKIELL
- the hisD gene encoding histidinol dehydrogenase, which encodes MNTIVKKIIYKVKKEGDDAVSYFTKKYDGIELLPKKFKVSEKEFRTAVKNVSNDFLIAIKQAKKNIEFFQKKILPKLTVIKKNEIVLKCVFKPIEKIGIYIPGGKFSYPSTILMTAVPAKIAGVRKIVMVSPPKNLTAEVLVTAKICGVTEIYRIGGVQAIAALAYGTETIPKVDKIVGPGNIFVTEAKRQVFGDVGIDMLAGPSEVLIIADSTANADFVIADLLAQCEHDRNATATLISLSKRLTDTVKYKFQHFVFPQTRNIFLKQIKIINTQTLKQAIKLINELAPEHLEIMTKNPEKIAEKIKNIGAVFIGNYSPVAIGDYFAGPSHVLPTSGTARYSSGLSVYDFLKTSSVIQYNKSALKKSAKKIIKLAETERLFEHVNSIKIRTLAHLAKCANDN
- the murA gene encoding UDP-N-acetylglucosamine 1-carboxyvinyltransferase → MDRIIINGGKKLSGTVKISGAKNAALPILVATLLTDDKCVIDNVPELEDVNTVLALLEQLGKKIKKIKNQITVLPSRKIKTSAPEELVRKMRASVLVAGPLLARFKKVKIPLPGGCAIGIRPINIHLDGFKKLGANYSIMQGCVMLNTKRLTGRKIILDFPSVGATENILMAATLADGETIIENTAIEPEVTDLANFLVKAGAKISGVGTKVLRITGTKKLNSVEYKIIPDRIETGTFITAAAITSGNIKIVGSNPEYNESFIEKIKLANTKISVITSSIIVKGSNIIKPVDVKTAVYPCFPTDLQPMWMTLMTLAKGESVITETVFENRFQTGAELIKMGADIKIKGNLAIVKGVKKLTGAKVVASDLRSAAALILAGLAAKGKSEITGLEHLDRGYENSVAKFKQLGADIKRVIDN